From Anomalospiza imberbis isolate Cuckoo-Finch-1a 21T00152 unplaced genomic scaffold, ASM3175350v1 scaffold_690, whole genome shotgun sequence, the proteins below share one genomic window:
- the SMG9 gene encoding nonsense-mediated mRNA decay factor SMG9 isoform X2: MRAPLSHRPRPLRSGRAREAREKNRKPPQEPRGSPGNPSKPPRDPPNRPGPPRDRDPPRSLREPLGAAAMSDSGQSPAPGARRRCWNREKEAEGGGERREQGEEPAGPLQKTPIILAKPPAERLPPAAPKAGPAQAPPPPAPAPPIVLMKARGEEGRGGGGASVPAGEGPQQAPPTEREGPRPTQPVYQLHSRGLAPPAALDPAQAQARLAAPEKMKTSIKLVDEQMNWCDSALEFLLEQTDVLVVGALGLQGTGKSTVMSLLAGNQPEEDPRSFVFRPQPPELRERGGAQTGGIDLFVTQERVLFLDTQPILSPAHLDHLINNDRKLPPEFALPHAYVETQSLQIAAFLFTVCHVVLLVQDWFTDLGLYRFLQTAEMVKPPTPSPSHDSSGAGAEEPSEYYPHLVFVQTRAPPECFSPRRVGQMQRVLGRLMAHSRLKYRGSLSMRELLPSPPGAPPGPPPEPEVNLFLLPPLEEEPEDALPRGGGGALFPALPPFRGRGGLGGLLARLRGRVLAAARSQLSHSLLTERNWFHYAARIWDGVKKSSALAEYGRLLG; encoded by the exons ATGCGCGCACCGCTCTCGCACAGACCACGCCCCCTCCGCTCCGGCCGCGCGCGGGAGGCGCGGGAAAAGAACCGGAAGCCGCCTCAGGAGCCCCGAGGGAGCCCCGGGAACCCCAGCAAACCTCCCCGGGACCCTCCGAACCGTCCGGGGCCTCCCCGGGACCGGGATCCCCCCAGGAGCCTCCGGGAGCCGCTCGGCGCCGCCGCCATGTCGGACTCCGGGCAgagccccgcccccggcgcgcgGCGCCGCTGCTGGAACCGCGAGAAGGAAGCGGAAGGAGGCGGCGAGAGGAGG GAGCAGGGGGAGGAGCCAGCAGGGCCCCTGCAGAAGACCCCGATCATCCTGGCCAAGCCCCCGGCCGAGCGG ctgcctccggcCGCCCCCAAGGCGGGGCCAGCACAAGCCCCGCCCCCacccgcgccggccccgcccatCGTGCTGATGAAAGCGCGGGGGGAGGAGGGACgaggagggggcggggcctcggTGCCCGCTGGGGAGGGGCCACAGCAGGCCCCGCCCACCGAGAGGGAGGGGCCACGCCCCACCCAGCCTGTCTATCAACTGCACAGCCGCGGCCTGGCCCCGCCTGCCGCGCTGGACC CGGCCCAGGCCCAGGCCCGGCTGGCGGCGCCCGAGAAGATGAAAACCAGTATCAAACTGGTGGACGAGCAGATGAACTGGTGCGACAGCGCCCTGGAG ttcctgctggagcagacGGACGTGCTGGTGGTGGGagcgctggggctgcagggaaccGGGAAATCCACGGTGATGTCGCTGCTGGCCGGGAACCAGCCCGAGGAGGATCCGcg CTCGTTCGTGTTCCGGCCGCAGCCCCCGGAGCTCCGCGAGCGCGGGGGGGCCCAGACCGGCGGCATCGACCTCTTCGTCACCCAGGAGCGCGTGCTCTTCCTGGACACCCAG cccatccttagcccCGCCCACCTGGATCACCTGATCAACAACGACCGGAAGCTTCCGCCGGAGTTCGCGCTGCCCCACGCCTACGTGGAGACGCAG TCGCTGCAGATCGCCGCCTTCCTGTTCACGGTGTGCCACgtggtgctgctggtgcaggATTGGTTCACCGACCTGGGGCTCTACAG GTTCCTGCAGACGGCCGAGATGGTGAAGCCGCCGACGCCGTCCCCGAGCCACGACTCGAGCGGGGCCGGAGCCGAGGAGCCCTCGGAGTATTACCCACACCTGG TGTTCGTGCAGACCCGCGCTCCCCCCGAGTGTTTCTCCCCCCGGCGCGTGGGGCAGATGCAGCGCGTGCTCGGCCGCCTGATGGCGCACTCGCGCCTCAAGTACCGCG GCTCGCTGTCCATGCGGGagctcctcccctccccccccggggccccccccgggcccccccccGAGCCCGAGGTCAACCTGTTCCTGCTGCCCCCCCTGGAGGAGGAGCCCGAGGACGCCCTGCCCCGAG gtgggggaggggcgctGTTCCCGGCCCTGCCCCCGTtccggggccggggggggctgggggggctcctGGCCCGGCTGCGGGGGAGGGTCCTGGCGGCCGCGCGCTCCCAGTTATCCCACAGCCTGCTGACCGAGCGCAACTG GTTCCATTACGCCGCCCGCATCTGGGACGGGGTGAAGAAATCCTCGGCCCTGGCCGAGTACGGCCGCttactgggctga
- the SMG9 gene encoding nonsense-mediated mRNA decay factor SMG9 isoform X3: MRAPLSHRPRPLRSGRAREAREKNRKPPQEPRGSPGNPSKPPRDPPNRPGPPRDRDPPRSLREPLGAAAMSDSGQSPAPGARRRCWNREKEAEGGGERREQGEEPAGPLQKTPIILAKPPAERQLPPAAPKAGPAQAPPPPAPAPPIVLMKARGEEGRGGGGASVPAGEGPQQAPPTEREGPRPTQPVYQLHSRGLAPPAALDPAQAQARLAAPEKMKTSIKLVDEQMNWCDSALEFLLEQTDVLVVGALGLQGTGKSTVMSLLAGNQPEEDPRSFVFRPQPPELRERGGAQTGGIDLFVTQERVLFLDTQPILSPAHLDHLINNDRKLPPEFALPHAYVETQIAAFLFTVCHVVLLVQDWFTDLGLYRFLQTAEMVKPPTPSPSHDSSGAGAEEPSEYYPHLVFVQTRAPPECFSPRRVGQMQRVLGRLMAHSRLKYRGSLSMRELLPSPPGAPPGPPPEPEVNLFLLPPLEEEPEDALPRGGGGALFPALPPFRGRGGLGGLLARLRGRVLAAARSQLSHSLLTERNWFHYAARIWDGVKKSSALAEYGRLLG, from the exons ATGCGCGCACCGCTCTCGCACAGACCACGCCCCCTCCGCTCCGGCCGCGCGCGGGAGGCGCGGGAAAAGAACCGGAAGCCGCCTCAGGAGCCCCGAGGGAGCCCCGGGAACCCCAGCAAACCTCCCCGGGACCCTCCGAACCGTCCGGGGCCTCCCCGGGACCGGGATCCCCCCAGGAGCCTCCGGGAGCCGCTCGGCGCCGCCGCCATGTCGGACTCCGGGCAgagccccgcccccggcgcgcgGCGCCGCTGCTGGAACCGCGAGAAGGAAGCGGAAGGAGGCGGCGAGAGGAGG GAGCAGGGGGAGGAGCCAGCAGGGCCCCTGCAGAAGACCCCGATCATCCTGGCCAAGCCCCCGGCCGAGCGG cagctgcctccggcCGCCCCCAAGGCGGGGCCAGCACAAGCCCCGCCCCCacccgcgccggccccgcccatCGTGCTGATGAAAGCGCGGGGGGAGGAGGGACgaggagggggcggggcctcggTGCCCGCTGGGGAGGGGCCACAGCAGGCCCCGCCCACCGAGAGGGAGGGGCCACGCCCCACCCAGCCTGTCTATCAACTGCACAGCCGCGGCCTGGCCCCGCCTGCCGCGCTGGACC CGGCCCAGGCCCAGGCCCGGCTGGCGGCGCCCGAGAAGATGAAAACCAGTATCAAACTGGTGGACGAGCAGATGAACTGGTGCGACAGCGCCCTGGAG ttcctgctggagcagacGGACGTGCTGGTGGTGGGagcgctggggctgcagggaaccGGGAAATCCACGGTGATGTCGCTGCTGGCCGGGAACCAGCCCGAGGAGGATCCGcg CTCGTTCGTGTTCCGGCCGCAGCCCCCGGAGCTCCGCGAGCGCGGGGGGGCCCAGACCGGCGGCATCGACCTCTTCGTCACCCAGGAGCGCGTGCTCTTCCTGGACACCCAG cccatccttagcccCGCCCACCTGGATCACCTGATCAACAACGACCGGAAGCTTCCGCCGGAGTTCGCGCTGCCCCACGCCTACGTGGAGACGCAG ATCGCCGCCTTCCTGTTCACGGTGTGCCACgtggtgctgctggtgcaggATTGGTTCACCGACCTGGGGCTCTACAG GTTCCTGCAGACGGCCGAGATGGTGAAGCCGCCGACGCCGTCCCCGAGCCACGACTCGAGCGGGGCCGGAGCCGAGGAGCCCTCGGAGTATTACCCACACCTGG TGTTCGTGCAGACCCGCGCTCCCCCCGAGTGTTTCTCCCCCCGGCGCGTGGGGCAGATGCAGCGCGTGCTCGGCCGCCTGATGGCGCACTCGCGCCTCAAGTACCGCG GCTCGCTGTCCATGCGGGagctcctcccctccccccccggggccccccccgggcccccccccGAGCCCGAGGTCAACCTGTTCCTGCTGCCCCCCCTGGAGGAGGAGCCCGAGGACGCCCTGCCCCGAG gtgggggaggggcgctGTTCCCGGCCCTGCCCCCGTtccggggccggggggggctgggggggctcctGGCCCGGCTGCGGGGGAGGGTCCTGGCGGCCGCGCGCTCCCAGTTATCCCACAGCCTGCTGACCGAGCGCAACTG GTTCCATTACGCCGCCCGCATCTGGGACGGGGTGAAGAAATCCTCGGCCCTGGCCGAGTACGGCCGCttactgggctga
- the SMG9 gene encoding nonsense-mediated mRNA decay factor SMG9 isoform X1: protein MRAPLSHRPRPLRSGRAREAREKNRKPPQEPRGSPGNPSKPPRDPPNRPGPPRDRDPPRSLREPLGAAAMSDSGQSPAPGARRRCWNREKEAEGGGERREQGEEPAGPLQKTPIILAKPPAERQLPPAAPKAGPAQAPPPPAPAPPIVLMKARGEEGRGGGGASVPAGEGPQQAPPTEREGPRPTQPVYQLHSRGLAPPAALDPAQAQARLAAPEKMKTSIKLVDEQMNWCDSALEFLLEQTDVLVVGALGLQGTGKSTVMSLLAGNQPEEDPRSFVFRPQPPELRERGGAQTGGIDLFVTQERVLFLDTQPILSPAHLDHLINNDRKLPPEFALPHAYVETQSLQIAAFLFTVCHVVLLVQDWFTDLGLYRFLQTAEMVKPPTPSPSHDSSGAGAEEPSEYYPHLVFVQTRAPPECFSPRRVGQMQRVLGRLMAHSRLKYRGSLSMRELLPSPPGAPPGPPPEPEVNLFLLPPLEEEPEDALPRGGGGALFPALPPFRGRGGLGGLLARLRGRVLAAARSQLSHSLLTERNWFHYAARIWDGVKKSSALAEYGRLLG from the exons ATGCGCGCACCGCTCTCGCACAGACCACGCCCCCTCCGCTCCGGCCGCGCGCGGGAGGCGCGGGAAAAGAACCGGAAGCCGCCTCAGGAGCCCCGAGGGAGCCCCGGGAACCCCAGCAAACCTCCCCGGGACCCTCCGAACCGTCCGGGGCCTCCCCGGGACCGGGATCCCCCCAGGAGCCTCCGGGAGCCGCTCGGCGCCGCCGCCATGTCGGACTCCGGGCAgagccccgcccccggcgcgcgGCGCCGCTGCTGGAACCGCGAGAAGGAAGCGGAAGGAGGCGGCGAGAGGAGG GAGCAGGGGGAGGAGCCAGCAGGGCCCCTGCAGAAGACCCCGATCATCCTGGCCAAGCCCCCGGCCGAGCGG cagctgcctccggcCGCCCCCAAGGCGGGGCCAGCACAAGCCCCGCCCCCacccgcgccggccccgcccatCGTGCTGATGAAAGCGCGGGGGGAGGAGGGACgaggagggggcggggcctcggTGCCCGCTGGGGAGGGGCCACAGCAGGCCCCGCCCACCGAGAGGGAGGGGCCACGCCCCACCCAGCCTGTCTATCAACTGCACAGCCGCGGCCTGGCCCCGCCTGCCGCGCTGGACC CGGCCCAGGCCCAGGCCCGGCTGGCGGCGCCCGAGAAGATGAAAACCAGTATCAAACTGGTGGACGAGCAGATGAACTGGTGCGACAGCGCCCTGGAG ttcctgctggagcagacGGACGTGCTGGTGGTGGGagcgctggggctgcagggaaccGGGAAATCCACGGTGATGTCGCTGCTGGCCGGGAACCAGCCCGAGGAGGATCCGcg CTCGTTCGTGTTCCGGCCGCAGCCCCCGGAGCTCCGCGAGCGCGGGGGGGCCCAGACCGGCGGCATCGACCTCTTCGTCACCCAGGAGCGCGTGCTCTTCCTGGACACCCAG cccatccttagcccCGCCCACCTGGATCACCTGATCAACAACGACCGGAAGCTTCCGCCGGAGTTCGCGCTGCCCCACGCCTACGTGGAGACGCAG TCGCTGCAGATCGCCGCCTTCCTGTTCACGGTGTGCCACgtggtgctgctggtgcaggATTGGTTCACCGACCTGGGGCTCTACAG GTTCCTGCAGACGGCCGAGATGGTGAAGCCGCCGACGCCGTCCCCGAGCCACGACTCGAGCGGGGCCGGAGCCGAGGAGCCCTCGGAGTATTACCCACACCTGG TGTTCGTGCAGACCCGCGCTCCCCCCGAGTGTTTCTCCCCCCGGCGCGTGGGGCAGATGCAGCGCGTGCTCGGCCGCCTGATGGCGCACTCGCGCCTCAAGTACCGCG GCTCGCTGTCCATGCGGGagctcctcccctccccccccggggccccccccgggcccccccccGAGCCCGAGGTCAACCTGTTCCTGCTGCCCCCCCTGGAGGAGGAGCCCGAGGACGCCCTGCCCCGAG gtgggggaggggcgctGTTCCCGGCCCTGCCCCCGTtccggggccggggggggctgggggggctcctGGCCCGGCTGCGGGGGAGGGTCCTGGCGGCCGCGCGCTCCCAGTTATCCCACAGCCTGCTGACCGAGCGCAACTG GTTCCATTACGCCGCCCGCATCTGGGACGGGGTGAAGAAATCCTCGGCCCTGGCCGAGTACGGCCGCttactgggctga
- the PPP2R1A gene encoding serine/threonine-protein phosphatase 2A 65 kDa regulatory subunit A alpha isoform, translated as MAAADGDDSLYPIAVLIDELRNEDVQLRLNSIKKLSTIALALGVERTRSELLPFLTDTIYDEDEVLLALAEQLGTFTALVGGPEFVHCLLPPLESLATVEETVVRDKAVESLRAVSHEHSPPDLEGHFVPLVKRLAGGDWFTSRTSACGLFSVCYPRVSSPVKAELRQYFRNLCSDDTPMVRRAAASKLGEFAKVLELEHVKSEIIPMFSNLASDEQDSVRLLAVEACVSIAQLLPQEELEGLVMPTLRQAAEDKSWRVRYMVADKFTELQRAVGPEITKTDLVGAFQSLMKDCEAEVRAAASHKVKEFCENLSPDCREAVIMGQILPCIKELVSDANQHVKSALASVIMGLSPILGKDNTVEHLLPLFLAQLKDECPEVRLNIISNLDCVNEVIGIRQLSQSLLPAIVELAEDAKWRVRLAIIEYMPLLAGQLGVEFFDEKLNSLCMAWLVDHVYAIREAATSNLRKLVERFGHTWAQGTIVPKVLAMAADPNYLHRMTTLFCINVLSEVCGQEVTTTQMLPTVLRMAADAVANVRFNVAKSLQRIGPILDSGTLQTEVKPVLEKLTQDQDVDVKYFAQEALTVLALA; from the exons ATGGCGGCGGCGGACGGCGACGATTCGCTTTACCCCATCGCGGTGCTCATCGACGAGCTCCGCAACGAGGACGTGCAG ctgcGCCTCAACAGCATCAAGAAGCTCTCAACCATCGCGCTGGCGCTGGGCGTGGAGCGAACCCGCAGCGAGCTCCTCCCTTTCCTCACCG ACACCATCTACGATGAGGACGaggtgctgctggccctggcgGAGCAGCTGGGCACCTTCACCGCCCTCGTGGGGGGACCCGAGTTCGTGCACTGCCTGCTG CCGCCCCTGGAGAGCCTGGCCACGGTGGAGGAGACGGTGGTGCGGGACAAGGCGGTGGAGTCGCTGCGGGCCGTGTCCCACGAGCACTCGCCGCCGGACCTCGAGGGTCACTTCGTGCCGCTGGTCAAGCGCCTGGCCGGAGGAGATTGGTTCACGTCGCGCACCTCGGCCTGCGGCCTCTTCAGTGTCTGCTACCCGCGAGTGTCCAGCCCGGTCAAGGCCGAGCTGCGCCA GTACTTCCGGAACCTGTGCTCGGACGACACGCCCATGGTGCGGCGCGCGGCCGCCTCCAAGCTGGGCGAGTTCGCCaaggtgctggagctggagcacgTCAAGAGCGAGATCATCCCCATGTTCTCCAACCTGGCCTCCGACGAGCAG gACTCGGTGCGGCTGCTGGCGGTGGAGGCGTGCGTGAGCATCGCGCAGCTGCTGCCGCAGGAGGAGCTCGAGGGGCTGGTGATGCCCACGCTGCGCCAGGCGGCCGAGGACAAGTCCTGGCGCGTGCGCTACATGGTGGCCGACAAGTTCACCGAG CTGCAGCGCGCCGTGGGCCCTGAGATCACCAAGACCGACCTGGTGGGCGCCTTCCAGAGCCTCATGAAGGACTGCGAGGCCGAGGTCCGGGCGGCCGCCTCGCACAAGGTCAAAG agtTCTGCGAGAACCTGTCCCCAGACTGCCGTGAGGCCGTCATCATGGGCCAGATCCTGCCCTGCATCAAG gagctggtgtCCGACGCCAACCAGCACGTGAAGTCGGCGCTGGCCTCGGTGATCATGGGGCTGTCGCCCATCCTGGGCAAGGACAACACGGTGGAGCACCTGCTGCCCCTGttcctggcacagctcaagGACGAG tgccccgAGGTGCGGCTGAACATCATCTCCAACCTGGACTGCGTGAACGAGGTGATCGGCATCCGGCAGCTCTCGCAGTCGCTGCTGCCGGCCATCGTCGAGCTGGCCGAGGACGCCAAGTGGAGAGTGCGGCTGGCCATCATCGAGTACATGCCGCTGCTGGCCGGCCAGCTG GGCGTGGAGTTCTTCGATGAGAAGCTGAACTCGCTCTGCATGGCCTGGCTGGTGGATCACG TGTACGCCATCCGCGAGGCCGCCACCAGTAACCTGCGCAAGCTGGTGGAGCGCTtcgggcacacctgggcacagggcacCATCGTGCCCAAGGTGCTGGCCATGGCCGCCGACCCCAACTACCTGCACCGCATGACCACGCTCTTCTGCATCAAC gtgCTGTCCGAGGTGTGTGGCCAGGAGGTGACCACCACGCAGATGCTGCCCACCGTGCTGCGCATGGCCGCCGACGCCGTGGCCAACGTCCGCTTCAACGTGGCCAAGTCCCTGCAGCGCATCGGGCCCATCCTGGACAGCGG GACGCTGCAGACCGAGGTGAAGCCGGTGCTGGAGAAGCTGACGCAGGACCAGGACGTCGACGTCAAATACTTCGCTCAGGAGGCGCTGACAG TGCTGGCGCTGGCCtga
- the XRCC1 gene encoding DNA repair protein XRCC1 gives MAEIPFTRVVSVTSADPRHPAENLLRPEDGGKWRGAAAGEKQLSVVLELADPRPIHSLHVGNDGAAFVEVLLGSSAGGDFQVLLPSAALMSPSESRAGAGPGRVRLFGPEALVKRPATPAARWDRLQVVLSQPYCQSRPYGLSFIRVFAAPEEGEEPPPAPRRRLGPFTLREEGEGSPRRPPAGPVLPPPLPHPSRPPGPARAQLRHGRAAGERRAAPPPPPTAPPRKNPKKPPRKPTRPRPSPAPQPPRNSGTPPKNPGPPPKNRGPPQSPVLGGVVLALSGFQNPLRAHLRAAAAALGAEYRPDWTPECTHLVCAFARTPKAARARQQGGGRGGTWMDLGVSEGGEEAELRAVPLGWPRLLQQRGGGRLPRPLSQVTATANQKMGVAPPEVCGLTPRVGVAPPGVGVAPAVPSPQLRPYGGSTEANSEDEEGEGEPIPPLPGFFEDKKFFLHGDFPEGEGRQLRRFVVAFGGSLAPSWTTRWGGVAFTRPTPFINPKLRPRQALKLRPSLVFVRPHWLLLCGERQRPLPTQPFLVTSAMTSSA, from the exons ATGGCGGAGATCCCGTTCACGCGGGTGGTGTCGGTGACCAGCGCGGACCCG CGTCACCCGGCGGAGAATCTGCTGCGGCCCGAAGATGGCGGGAAGTGgaggggagcggcggcgggggagAAACAGCTGAGCGTGGTGCTGGAG CTGGCCGACCCCCGGCCCATTCACTCCCTGCACGTCGGCAACGACGGCGCCGCCTTcgtggaggtgctgctgggctcCTCGGCCGGGGGCGACTTCCAG gtgctgctgcccagcgCGGCGCTGATGTCGCCCAGCGAGAgccgggcgggggcggggccgggccgggtgcGGCTCTTCGGGCCCGAGGCGCTGGTCAAGCGTCCGGCCACGCCCGCCGCCAGGTGGGACCGGCTGCAGGTGGTGCTGAGCCAGCCCTACTGCCAG AGCCGCCCCTACGGCCTCTCCTTCATCCGGGTGTTCGCGGCCCCCGAGGAGGGTGAGGAACCGCCCCCGGCGCCg CGGCGCCGCCTGGGTCCCTTCACGCTgcgggaggagggggaggggagccCCCGGCGCCCCCCGGCGGGCCCTGTTCTAccgccgcccctcccccaccccag ccgcccccccggccccgcccgggccCAGCTACGCCACGGCCGCGCTGCAGGGGAGCGCCG CGccgccccccctcccccgccaACGGCTCCGCCccgaaaaaacccaaaaaaacccccccgAAAACCAAcccgcccccgcccctcccccgccccccagcccccccggAATtcggggaccccccccaaaaacccgggacccccccccaaaaaccggGGCCCGCCCCAAAGCccggttttggggggggtggtGCTGGCGCTGAGCGGCTTCCAGAACCCTCTGCGCGCTCACctgcgggcggcggccgcggcgctgGGGGCCGAGTACCGACCGGACTGGACACCTGAGTGCACTCACCTGGT GTGCGCGTTCGCCAGGACGCCGAAGGCGGCGCGGGCGCGGCAGCAGGGCGGGGGTCGTGGTGGCACCTGGATGGATCTGGGCGTGtcagagggaggggaggaggctGAGCTGCGGGCC GTACCTCTTGGATGGCCGCGCCTCCTCCAGCAGCGAGGGGGAGGA CGCCTGCCACGCCCCCTGAGTCAGGTGACAGCGACGGCCAATCAGAAGA TGGGCGTGGCCCCACCTGAGGTGTGCGGGCTCACACCTCGGGTGGGCGTGGCCCCACCGGGAGTGGGCGtggccccagctgtcccctccccccAGCTCCGACCCTACGGCGGCTCCACCGAGGCCAACAGCGAGGAcgaggagggggagggggagcccaTCCCCCCCCTGCCCG GTTTTTTTGAGGACAAAAAGTTCTTTTTGCACGGCGACTTCCCCGAGGGGGAGGGGCGGCAGCTGCGGCGCTTCGTGGTGGCGTTCGGAGG ATCCCTGGCTCCCTCATGGACAACTCG CTGGGGGGGCGTGGCTTTCACCCGCCCCACCCCTTTTATTAACCCCAAGCTCCGCCCCCGGCAGGCGCTGAAGCTCCGCCCCTCGCTGGTTTTCGTGCGTCCCCATTGGCTGCTGCTGTGCGGGGAGCGGCAACGCCCCCTGCCGACCCAGCCCTTCCTGGTGACGTCAGCGATGACATCATCGGCGTAG